In the genome of Armatimonadota bacterium, one region contains:
- a CDS encoding spondin domain-containing protein, which produces MNTFRRLASLTFIACAVASSADTFKLTVTNHGPQPLSPVFFSAGTADWDIFTEGEAASAGIKDIAEAGDARTMARLAGLSRGSVTSFGIIGSSPQRSMETRSVFFEADAFHDHFSFATMLGKTNDGFIGESASTGNLHLYQNGVAAGWTLEVTGSRVWDAGTEVNTQNGIDLPFRGGLGNPLEYDVIGFHRGIEAGKGDSWTEMPSWSDATHLATVTLTVVPEPSTALLVLFGLAPVVTRRSKRRS; this is translated from the coding sequence ATGAACACTTTCCGCCGACTGGCATCACTCACTTTCATCGCTTGCGCCGTCGCATCGAGCGCGGACACTTTCAAACTCACGGTCACGAACCACGGGCCCCAACCTCTGAGTCCGGTCTTCTTTTCGGCGGGCACCGCCGACTGGGACATCTTCACCGAGGGGGAAGCCGCATCAGCCGGGATCAAGGACATCGCCGAAGCGGGTGACGCCCGTACGATGGCCCGGCTTGCGGGACTGTCGCGAGGCAGTGTCACGTCCTTCGGAATCATCGGATCGTCGCCCCAGCGTTCGATGGAGACACGCTCGGTGTTCTTCGAAGCCGACGCCTTCCACGACCACTTTTCGTTCGCGACGATGCTCGGCAAGACGAACGACGGTTTCATCGGCGAAAGCGCCTCCACAGGAAACCTCCACCTCTATCAGAACGGCGTCGCCGCTGGATGGACGCTCGAAGTCACCGGATCCCGGGTCTGGGACGCCGGCACGGAAGTCAATACCCAGAACGGGATCGATTTGCCCTTTCGCGGGGGCCTTGGTAACCCCTTAGAGTACGACGTGATCGGTTTCCACCGAGGCATCGAGGCCGGCAAGGGCGACTCTTGGACCGAGATGCCGTCATGGAGCGACGCGACTCACTTAGCGACGGTCACGTTAACGGTCGTTCCTGAGCCGAGCACCGCCCTTCTCGTCCTCTTCGGCCTCGCTCCGGTCGTGACCAGACGGTCCAAGCGGCGTTCTTGA
- a CDS encoding Hsp20/alpha crystallin family protein, with protein sequence MTPKTPSSTLTPIERLSSLIEDVFPASTMPRGTWNPAVDIKENEKEFVIQAELPGMNREDLDVHLTGDTLVIQGKRQEVKEETSEGYVRRERTFGTFYRSFRLEDKVDPQQIGAEYRDGVLNVRIPKVRQPDPQRIAVK encoded by the coding sequence ATGACACCTAAGACTCCGAGTTCGACGCTGACTCCGATCGAGCGGTTGAGCAGCCTCATCGAGGACGTGTTCCCCGCATCCACGATGCCGCGCGGAACATGGAACCCGGCGGTGGACATCAAGGAGAACGAGAAGGAATTCGTGATCCAAGCCGAGCTTCCCGGAATGAACAGGGAAGACTTGGACGTGCATCTCACGGGCGACACGCTGGTGATCCAGGGCAAACGCCAAGAGGTCAAAGAGGAGACGTCCGAAGGCTATGTCCGCAGGGAGCGGACGTTCGGCACGTTCTACCGCTCGTTCCGACTCGAAGACAAGGTCGATCCACAGCAGATCGGTGCCGAATACAGAGACGGCGTCCTGAATGTGAGGATCCCGAAGGTCCGGCAGCCGGACCCGCAACGGATCGCGGTCAAATAG
- a CDS encoding cytochrome C translates to MTAVIPLRSRRPYAPNGLRAKGLKVRNSFAAIVGLLGTVLLFAAGSGVVSTPVKAEAKAATASNHRSAGQDSACVKCHEKTTPKIVTDWRISKHSGVPVDCSDCHGSEHKTVADAANAKIPTPQTCAKCHGEQVEQFMEGKHSKAWTVMKAMPTTHYQPMMLTEGLKGCGGCHKIGVKSEADIKEMSKSGSTIFGLSSCDSCHTRHTFSVKEAKQPQACQTCHMGFDHPQWEMYSASKHGVRNGLKQNGQLPEDTAAPTCQTCHMDEGHHGVKTAWGFLAVRLPLPEDKEWAADQVTILQGLGVLDPTGKPTARLDAVKAVDAARLTQEEWQVQRDKMIRICSKCHSQNFAKGELEKGDRMIREADKLMAEGVRIVAGLYNDGIIPKPENYAAAFPDLLAFHDSPTPIEQKLWTMFLEHRMRTFQGTYHANPDYALWYGWSAMKTDIVEIRGLEKDMREKSKKG, encoded by the coding sequence ATGACGGCCGTCATACCGCTCCGGTCGCGGAGACCGTATGCTCCAAACGGCCTTCGTGCCAAGGGACTTAAGGTGAGAAACAGCTTTGCGGCCATCGTCGGCCTACTCGGCACCGTCCTTCTCTTCGCGGCCGGATCAGGCGTCGTTTCGACGCCGGTGAAAGCAGAAGCCAAGGCGGCGACCGCTTCCAACCATCGCAGTGCCGGACAGGACAGCGCGTGCGTCAAGTGTCACGAGAAGACGACGCCAAAGATCGTCACGGACTGGAGGATCAGCAAGCATAGCGGCGTGCCCGTCGACTGCTCCGACTGTCACGGCAGCGAACACAAGACCGTTGCCGACGCCGCCAATGCCAAAATCCCGACTCCGCAGACGTGCGCCAAGTGCCATGGCGAGCAGGTCGAGCAGTTCATGGAGGGCAAGCATTCGAAGGCTTGGACCGTCATGAAAGCCATGCCGACGACGCACTATCAGCCGATGATGCTCACGGAAGGCCTGAAGGGCTGCGGCGGATGCCACAAGATCGGGGTGAAGTCCGAAGCGGACATTAAGGAGATGTCGAAGAGCGGGTCGACGATCTTCGGGCTCTCGAGTTGCGACAGTTGCCACACCCGGCACACGTTCTCGGTCAAGGAGGCCAAGCAGCCGCAGGCCTGCCAGACGTGCCATATGGGGTTCGACCATCCTCAGTGGGAGATGTACTCGGCGAGCAAGCACGGGGTCCGCAACGGCCTCAAACAGAACGGCCAGCTCCCAGAGGACACGGCCGCTCCGACCTGCCAGACCTGCCATATGGACGAAGGCCATCATGGCGTCAAAACCGCTTGGGGCTTCCTCGCCGTCCGGTTGCCGTTACCTGAAGACAAAGAGTGGGCGGCCGACCAAGTCACCATCCTGCAAGGCCTGGGCGTCCTCGATCCCACCGGAAAGCCGACGGCCCGTCTCGATGCCGTGAAGGCGGTCGACGCGGCTCGTCTCACCCAAGAAGAGTGGCAGGTCCAGCGGGACAAGATGATCCGCATCTGCTCGAAATGCCACTCGCAAAACTTTGCGAAGGGCGAACTCGAGAAGGGCGACCGCATGATCCGGGAAGCGGACAAACTGATGGCGGAGGGCGTCAGAATCGTCGCGGGCCTGTACAATGACGGGATCATTCCCAAGCCCGAAAACTACGCGGCCGCATTCCCAGACCTGCTCGCGTTCCACGACTCGCCGACACCGATCGAGCAGAAACTGTGGACGATGTTCCTCGAACACCGCATGCGGACGTTCCAGGGCACGTACCACGCGAACCCCGACTATGCGCTCTGGTACGGATGGAGCGCGATGAAGACGGACATCGTCGAGATCCGGGGGCTCGAAAAGGACATGCGGGAGAAGTCGAAGAAGGGCTAA
- a CDS encoding Crp/Fnr family transcriptional regulator: MSYAGRGELIWLAGSPIQFAAVIGSGFIKMTRTTPQGNEVAVELLGPGQCLGLMVLLEGRTYPLNAVAVTDCWYLKVPSRAFLDLYDANPGLRDTMFRSLAPRLRRAHEMMARMTSDKVEQRVAAILLILLDSYGRESDRGVTLTVPLTRQDLSEMAGTTVESTIRVMSRWQKEGAVTTDKQWITVLDLASLESLLAD, encoded by the coding sequence ATGTCCTACGCGGGCCGAGGCGAACTGATCTGGCTCGCCGGATCCCCGATCCAGTTCGCGGCCGTGATCGGAAGCGGTTTCATCAAGATGACGAGGACGACGCCACAAGGGAACGAGGTCGCAGTCGAACTTCTCGGACCGGGCCAATGCCTGGGCTTGATGGTGCTCCTCGAAGGACGGACGTATCCTTTGAACGCCGTCGCCGTCACCGACTGCTGGTACCTCAAGGTTCCCTCCCGGGCGTTCCTCGACCTCTATGATGCGAACCCCGGCCTCAGGGACACGATGTTCCGCTCGCTGGCGCCCCGGTTGCGGCGGGCGCACGAAATGATGGCGCGCATGACGTCGGACAAAGTCGAACAGCGGGTTGCGGCGATCCTCTTGATCTTGCTCGACTCGTACGGCCGCGAATCGGACCGAGGCGTCACGCTGACGGTACCGTTGACGCGTCAAGACCTCTCCGAGATGGCGGGAACGACGGTCGAATCGACGATCCGCGTCATGAGCCGTTGGCAGAAGGAGGGCGCCGTTACGACGGACAAGCAGTGGATCACGGTCTTGGACCTGGCGTCCCTTGAGTCGCTTCTGGCCGATTGA
- a CDS encoding DUF5602 domain-containing protein: MSTKGIFRTAVTAFLSAPLVAVACPFCGQVRNSIVGDVMDMGNGTVRTWVRLDKDKKPEAIGITFTATALEGLPTEKPDNGEDGYEFTLKLPKEASMLPFDHVAVDWNPKSHIPAPIYTVPHFDFHFYMISPKDRMKITAKGEDLKKCQTKPDAAYLPKDFMYAPESEIAFMGSHWVDVKTPELHGSPFTQTFIYGTYDGKVVFIEPMVTMEYLKSSPDVSIDLPQPEKFAFKGKAFPTKYHIAFDKKRQEYMIVFSGFIKR, encoded by the coding sequence ATGTCAACTAAAGGGATCTTCCGAACGGCAGTGACAGCGTTCCTGAGTGCTCCGCTCGTCGCTGTCGCCTGCCCGTTCTGCGGTCAAGTCCGGAACAGCATCGTCGGCGACGTCATGGACATGGGCAACGGTACCGTCCGGACTTGGGTGCGCCTCGATAAGGACAAGAAGCCCGAGGCGATCGGCATCACGTTCACCGCGACGGCCCTGGAGGGGCTGCCGACGGAAAAGCCCGACAACGGCGAAGACGGCTATGAGTTCACGTTGAAGCTTCCCAAGGAGGCTTCGATGCTACCGTTCGACCATGTGGCCGTCGACTGGAACCCGAAGAGTCACATTCCTGCACCGATCTACACCGTCCCGCACTTCGATTTCCACTTTTACATGATCTCGCCGAAGGACCGGATGAAGATCACCGCGAAGGGCGAAGACCTCAAGAAGTGCCAGACGAAGCCGGACGCTGCTTACCTGCCGAAGGACTTCATGTACGCCCCGGAAAGCGAGATCGCCTTCATGGGATCGCACTGGGTCGACGTCAAGACGCCGGAGCTCCATGGCAGCCCCTTCACCCAGACCTTCATCTATGGGACGTACGACGGCAAAGTCGTCTTCATCGAGCCGATGGTCACGATGGAATACCTGAAGTCAAGTCCTGACGTGTCGATCGACTTGCCCCAGCCCGAAAAGTTCGCGTTCAAGGGCAAGGCCTTTCCGACCAAGTACCACATCGCCTTTGACAAGAAGCGACAAGAGTACATGATCGTGTTCAGCGGCTTTATCAAGCGCTGA
- a CDS encoding c-type cytochrome — MRIRTVVIGAFAAVPWLLNAMPVQDLGHVPRLPGSPYRYADASQPYPRYFWDPNVLGSVAPADNTPADNPVTDAGAALGRVLFYDTRLSRNFTVSCGSCHRQSHGFSDPARFSTGLYGGLTPRHSMGITNSRYYVNGRFFWDERAASLEEQVLQPIQNSVEMDMTLGEAVQRVQAAPYYGKLFKDAFGDAQVTTGRISKALAQFVRSIVSYRSKFDSAIDANGVPHFDTVFTQQEFLGMRLFQPVPGFPNIARGCDRCHSLTAQISDRARNNGLDLVTPGGGRFKSPSLRNAALRAPYMHDGRFPDLRAVVQFYNAGVQDNPDLDPILRDPQGRVRRLNMTPQEIDAMVAFLRTLSDQSLAVDKRFSDPFVKIAPVSP, encoded by the coding sequence ATGAGGATCCGAACCGTCGTGATCGGCGCGTTCGCAGCCGTTCCGTGGTTGCTGAACGCCATGCCCGTGCAAGACCTGGGACACGTTCCGAGGTTGCCAGGCTCGCCCTATCGGTACGCCGACGCCAGTCAACCGTATCCGCGCTATTTTTGGGACCCGAACGTCTTGGGGAGCGTAGCGCCTGCAGACAACACGCCCGCCGACAATCCGGTCACGGACGCTGGGGCGGCGCTCGGCCGAGTGCTTTTCTACGATACACGACTCTCGAGGAACTTCACGGTCTCCTGCGGCTCGTGCCACCGCCAGTCTCACGGGTTCTCAGACCCTGCCAGGTTCAGCACCGGCCTTTACGGCGGACTGACGCCCCGCCATTCGATGGGGATCACCAATTCGCGGTACTACGTCAACGGCCGGTTCTTCTGGGACGAACGGGCCGCGAGTCTTGAAGAACAAGTGCTCCAGCCGATCCAGAACAGCGTCGAGATGGACATGACGCTCGGTGAAGCGGTCCAGCGCGTCCAGGCCGCGCCCTATTACGGGAAGCTGTTCAAGGACGCTTTCGGTGACGCACAGGTCACGACCGGACGGATCAGCAAGGCGCTCGCGCAGTTCGTCCGCTCGATCGTGTCGTACCGTTCCAAGTTCGATTCGGCGATCGACGCTAACGGGGTGCCTCACTTCGATACGGTGTTCACGCAACAGGAATTCTTGGGGATGAGGCTGTTCCAACCCGTCCCCGGGTTCCCCAACATCGCCCGAGGATGTGACCGGTGCCACTCGCTGACGGCCCAGATCAGCGACCGGGCCCGGAACAACGGACTCGACCTCGTCACGCCAGGCGGTGGCCGGTTCAAGTCCCCATCGCTGAGGAACGCGGCCCTTCGGGCGCCTTACATGCACGACGGACGGTTTCCCGACCTGCGGGCGGTCGTCCAGTTCTACAATGCGGGCGTCCAAGACAATCCGGACCTGGATCCCATCCTTCGCGACCCGCAGGGGCGTGTCCGGAGGCTGAACATGACGCCTCAGGAAATCGACGCCATGGTCGCTTTCTTGCGGACGTTGTCCGACCAGAGCTTGGCCGTTGACAAGCGCTTCAGCGACCCGTTCGTCAAGATCGCTCCCGTCTCGCCCTAG